From Clostridia bacterium, one genomic window encodes:
- the lspA gene encoding signal peptidase II, protein MFFWLLVFLIIFLDWGSKYWVMKELSLGQTIPVIKSFFHITYLQNSGAAFGLLPGQKWFFICMAFLALAVIIYLQFTLKVKQCFLSLTLALLTGGICGNLIDRFYRGVVIDFLDFRGFWPYVFNLADVAIVCGMLFLVWQILFLEKE, encoded by the coding sequence ATGTTTTTTTGGCTTTTGGTCTTTTTAATTATTTTTTTGGATTGGGGAAGTAAATATTGGGTGATGAAAGAGCTCTCTTTAGGACAAACCATTCCGGTAATTAAAAGTTTTTTTCATATTACTTATCTGCAAAATTCCGGTGCTGCTTTTGGTTTGCTACCTGGACAGAAATGGTTTTTCATCTGCATGGCCTTTTTGGCTTTAGCCGTAATCATTTATTTGCAATTTACTCTGAAGGTAAAGCAGTGCTTTTTATCTTTAACATTGGCTTTATTGACGGGGGGAATTTGTGGTAATTTAATTGATCGCTTTTATCGGGGTGTGGTCATCGATTTTTTAGATTTTCGTGGTTTCTGGCCTTATGTGTTTAATTTAGCGGATGTGGCCATTGTTTGCGGTATGCTTTTTTTAGTTTGGCAGATTTTATTTTTAGAAAAGGAGTAG